The following coding sequences lie in one Eubacterium ventriosum genomic window:
- a CDS encoding response regulator transcription factor translates to MGKIYILEDDKNISEIEQFALKNAGYEVSAFATASDFENALTKEHPDLIIMDIMLPDRDGLSVLKDVRAEQSTAKLPVIMVTAKTSEMDKVKGLDQGADDYMTKPFGIMELISRVKALLRRANVSGGSHIYSFDGITMDDAKHQVLVDGQETELTYKEYQLLKMLIQNSGIVLQRSQILDRVWGIDYEGESRTLDMHIKTLRRKIGEKGSLIQTVRNVGYTMNYRKDK, encoded by the coding sequence ATGGGAAAAATCTATATTTTAGAAGATGATAAGAATATTTCGGAAATTGAACAGTTTGCATTGAAAAATGCAGGATATGAGGTAAGTGCTTTTGCAACAGCATCAGATTTCGAAAATGCCTTGACAAAAGAGCATCCGGATTTGATAATTATGGATATAATGTTACCTGACAGAGACGGATTATCTGTGTTAAAGGATGTGAGAGCTGAGCAGAGTACGGCAAAGTTACCGGTTATAATGGTTACTGCAAAAACTTCTGAAATGGACAAGGTAAAAGGGCTTGATCAGGGAGCAGATGATTATATGACAAAGCCTTTTGGAATTATGGAACTAATTTCAAGAGTGAAAGCTTTGTTAAGGAGAGCAAATGTTTCAGGTGGAAGTCACATTTACAGTTTTGATGGCATAACAATGGATGATGCTAAGCATCAGGTTTTAGTTGATGGACAAGAGACTGAATTAACATACAAGGAATATCAGTTATTAAAAATGTTAATTCAGAACTCAGGAATCGTTCTTCAGAGAAGCCAGATTCTTGACAGAGTATGGGGGATTGATTACGAAGGTGAATCACGTACTCTTGATATGCACATTAAAACATTACGACGTAAGATAGGCGAAAAAGGAAGTCTTATTCAGACTGTAAGGAATGTGGGTTACACAATGAATTACAGAAAGGACAAGTAA
- a CDS encoding Na/Pi cotransporter family protein: MYTMITELLSGLALFLFGMKYMSDSLQQAAGEKLRGVLDKCTKTKFIGVVFGALFTAFIQSSGATTVMEVSFVNAGILTLERSVGLTFGANIGTTITSQLVSLKLTAVAPFIIFIGSAVLMFGKKPLLKKIAAVIFGFGALFLGINFMTGALGQIPEYESLVRIFEYLDNPFIAVLLGLVLTVIVQSSSVTVSVLVLLAGSGLVEPLACLYFILGANIGSCTPAVMAAMNANRNAKRTAFIHVMFNVVGLVVISIILAFASQTIINGIMGISGSGDFKRFVANADTLFKVFQTIILFPCSGLLVKLSKKVIHSKGNEEHDENEMVLKYIGVSGAPSSSTAMVEIVQEIERMALMVRENLEFSTRALIENDRSASDDVYKREKYIDFLSHRITEYMVKANQYGMPIKDRERLGGLFHVVIDVERIGDHAVNIMDDAFKEKNKKINFSNEGKKELIKMYNKVIKIFDESVKTFVNNDKSNMDKINELEDIIDQMQIDYQEGHVERMAAGDCSIEAGLIFTDLVIGLERIADHAVNIAYSILPEKK; encoded by the coding sequence ATGTACACAATGATAACAGAATTGTTGAGTGGTCTTGCACTCTTTTTATTTGGAATGAAATATATGAGTGACAGTCTTCAGCAGGCCGCAGGTGAAAAACTTAGAGGGGTATTAGACAAATGCACAAAAACTAAATTTATAGGAGTAGTATTTGGTGCATTATTTACTGCATTTATTCAGTCTTCAGGTGCAACAACTGTAATGGAAGTAAGTTTTGTAAATGCAGGCATTTTAACACTTGAAAGATCAGTAGGGTTAACTTTTGGTGCAAACATCGGTACAACAATCACTTCACAGTTAGTATCATTAAAACTTACGGCAGTGGCACCATTTATTATATTTATTGGTTCAGCCGTATTAATGTTCGGAAAGAAACCATTACTTAAAAAGATAGCAGCGGTTATTTTTGGTTTCGGTGCATTATTCCTTGGAATTAACTTTATGACAGGGGCACTTGGCCAGATACCGGAATATGAGTCATTAGTAAGGATTTTTGAATATTTGGACAATCCTTTCATAGCAGTTTTGCTTGGACTTGTTTTAACAGTTATTGTTCAGAGTTCATCAGTAACAGTCAGCGTATTGGTATTATTGGCAGGCTCAGGACTTGTTGAACCATTGGCATGTTTATACTTTATCTTAGGTGCAAACATCGGTTCATGTACACCTGCAGTTATGGCTGCAATGAATGCTAACAGAAACGCTAAGAGAACAGCATTTATCCACGTCATGTTTAACGTTGTAGGTCTTGTTGTTATTTCAATAATATTAGCTTTTGCAAGCCAGACTATTATTAATGGAATTATGGGTATTAGCGGTTCAGGTGACTTTAAGAGATTTGTTGCCAACGCAGACACATTATTTAAGGTATTCCAGACTATTATATTATTCCCATGTTCAGGTCTTCTTGTAAAATTATCAAAGAAGGTTATTCATTCAAAGGGAAATGAAGAACATGATGAAAACGAAATGGTATTAAAATACATTGGAGTTTCAGGTGCACCATCTTCATCAACAGCCATGGTTGAAATTGTTCAGGAAATTGAACGTATGGCATTAATGGTAAGAGAGAATCTTGAATTTTCAACAAGAGCATTAATTGAAAATGACAGAAGTGCTTCAGATGATGTTTATAAAAGAGAGAAGTACATTGATTTCTTAAGTCATAGAATAACAGAATATATGGTAAAAGCTAACCAGTATGGTATGCCTATTAAGGATAGAGAAAGATTAGGTGGTTTATTCCACGTTGTTATTGACGTAGAACGTATTGGCGACCATGCAGTAAATATTATGGATGACGCTTTTAAAGAGAAAAATAAAAAAATCAACTTTTCTAATGAAGGAAAAAAAGAACTTATAAAAATGTATAACAAAGTAATTAAGATTTTTGATGAATCAGTAAAAACATTTGTTAACAATGACAAGTCTAATATGGATAAGATTAATGAATTAGAAGACATTATTGATCAGATGCAGATTGATTATCAGGAAGGTCATGTTGAAAGAATGGCAGCAGGTGATTGCTCAATTGAGGCTGGACTTATTTTTACTGATTTAGTAATTGGGTTAGAAAGAATAGCGGATCATGCCGTAAACATTGCTTATTCAATCTTACCTGAAAAAAAATAG
- a CDS encoding aspartate aminotransferase family protein — translation MTDKEYMDQGEQYLVHTYNRFKIVLDKGEGVYLYDVNGKKYLDFAAGIAVFALGYGNKEYNDALKAQIDKLIHTSNLYYNVPAIEAAKKVVEASGLKKAFFTNSGAEAIEGALKMAKRYAYDRDKNSDHEVIAMNHSFHGRTMGALALTGNSHYQEPFGPMISGIKFAEFNNLDSVKALINEKTCAIIVEPVQGEGGIYPATKEFMEGVRKICDDNDIIMICDEIQCGMGRTGKMYAFQHYNVKPDIITTAKALGCGVPVGAFVAGEKCCDSLVPGDHGTTYGGNPLATAAVSKVFDLFEEMNILEHVNEVSNYLEEQLDKLVEQYDNVVARRGKGLMQGLVLTTPVIDTVNKAIEKGLLVISAGCDVLRMVPPLVITKENVDEMIEILSQCL, via the coding sequence ATGACAGATAAAGAATATATGGACCAGGGAGAACAGTACCTTGTACATACATATAACAGATTTAAAATCGTATTAGATAAAGGTGAAGGTGTTTATCTTTATGATGTCAATGGAAAGAAATATTTAGACTTTGCAGCAGGAATAGCTGTATTTGCATTAGGATATGGAAACAAAGAATATAATGATGCGTTAAAGGCTCAGATTGACAAGCTTATACACACATCTAATTTGTATTATAATGTGCCTGCCATTGAAGCAGCAAAAAAGGTAGTGGAAGCATCAGGACTTAAGAAAGCATTCTTTACTAACAGTGGTGCAGAAGCTATTGAAGGTGCATTAAAAATGGCTAAGCGTTATGCTTATGACAGAGATAAAAATTCAGACCACGAAGTTATTGCAATGAATCATTCTTTCCACGGAAGAACAATGGGAGCTTTGGCATTAACAGGTAACTCACATTATCAGGAACCTTTTGGGCCAATGATTTCAGGAATTAAGTTTGCAGAGTTTAATAACTTAGACAGTGTAAAGGCATTGATAAATGAAAAAACATGTGCCATTATTGTTGAACCTGTGCAGGGTGAAGGTGGAATTTATCCGGCAACTAAGGAATTTATGGAAGGAGTCAGAAAGATTTGTGATGACAATGACATTATAATGATTTGTGATGAAATCCAGTGTGGTATGGGAAGAACAGGAAAGATGTATGCATTCCAGCATTATAATGTTAAACCTGATATTATTACAACAGCCAAGGCTTTAGGCTGTGGTGTTCCTGTTGGAGCATTTGTTGCAGGGGAGAAGTGTTGTGATTCATTAGTTCCGGGAGATCACGGAACAACTTATGGTGGAAATCCATTGGCAACAGCAGCAGTTTCAAAAGTATTTGATTTGTTTGAAGAAATGAATATTCTTGAACATGTTAATGAAGTAAGCAATTATTTGGAAGAACAGTTGGACAAATTAGTGGAACAGTATGACAATGTTGTTGCAAGACGTGGTAAAGGACTTATGCAGGGACTTGTTCTTACAACACCTGTTATAGACACTGTAAATAAAGCCATTGAAAAAGGACTTCTTGTTATATCAGCAGGATGTGATGTGCTTAGAATGGTACCACCTCTTGTTATAACAAAAGAAAATGTTGATGAAATGATTGAAATTTTGTCACAATGCTTATAA